Proteins from a genomic interval of Rosa chinensis cultivar Old Blush chromosome 2, RchiOBHm-V2, whole genome shotgun sequence:
- the LOC112185834 gene encoding protein MICRORCHIDIA 2, whose translation MSTQKSKGAPAAPVELDSSDDENAAATPNITKKIPPAEPVGQQTLTSRSFWKAGDYVVGPSKRPSLAKGQLEHARVHPKFLHSNATSHKWAFGAIAELLDNGVDEIQNGATFVSVDKIDLKKDNSPALLFRDDGGGMNPEGLRKCMSLGYSTKKSNTTIGQYGNGFKTSTMRLGADAIVFSCATHGSKATQSIGLLSYTFLRRTGQDDVIVPMIDFDISGNWVQPIIYSSQDDWSSNLKTILEWSPFGSKEDLLQQFEDIGAHGTKIIIYNLWLNDEGVYELSFDDDDEDIRLRDEANHGNLTKLNKKTVDLQNHVSYRLRYSLRAYASILYLRKFTNFQVIIRGKSVQQYDIQDDLIHVKVITYRPQLATMSKEVSVETTIGFAKEAPDLAVSGFNVYHKNRLIRPFWKVTADGSSKGNGVIGILEANFIEPAHDKQDFERSSLFIRLETRLKQMVMDYWKCHCHFVGYQPLIPSELKLHRERAVKSSGGPTPIDVDTSDGQHSPQEVVMSDGNTEGMSVEEICEENIQLFMRYEEHVKKEDELKQTINNLKKELEFAKRKKDQLAAYLEIKRKQKATQHRSAQTNA comes from the exons ATGTCGACCCAGAAATCGAAGGGAGCTCCCGCCGCTCCGGTAGAGCTCGACAGCAGCGACGACGAGAACGCCGCCGCGACGCCGAACATCACGAAGAAAATTCCGCCGGCGGAGCCCGTCGGGCAGCAAACCCTAACCTCACGTAGCTTCTGGAAAGCCGGCGACTATGTTGTGGGCCCCTCCAAGCGGCCGTCTCTGGCGAAAGGGCAATTGGAACACGCGCGAGTCCATCCCAAGTTTCTTCATTCCAATGCTACTTCGCATAAGTGGGCTTTTGGAG CCATTGCTGAGCTGTTGGACAATGGTGTTGATGAG ATACAAAATGGGGCAACTTTTGTCAGTGTGGATAAGATTGATCTCAAGAAAGACAACTCTCCGGCATTACTTTTCCGAG ATGATGGGGGTGGGATGAATCCGGAAGGTCTCCGCAAATGCATGAGCTTGGGTTATTCTACAAAGAAGTCAAACACAACCATCGGGCAAT ATGGTAATGGATTCAAGACAAGTACTATGAGACTAGGTGCTGATGCCATCGTTTTCAGTTGTGCAACTCATGGAAG CAAAGCTACCCAGAGTATTGGACTTTTATCTTATACGTTCCTACGGAGAACTGGGCAGGATGATGTTATTGTTCCAATG ATTGATTTTGACATCTCTGGAAATTGGGTTCAACCAATAATTTATAGCTCACAGGATGACTGGTCTTCTAATTTGAAAACAATCCTTGAATGGTCACCCTTTGGATCAAAGGAAGATCTCTTGCAACAG TTTGAGGACATTGGAGCTCAtggaacaaaaataatcatATACAACTTGTGGCTAAATGATGAAGGCGTATATGAATTGagttttgatgatgatgatgag GATATACGGTTGAGAGATGAAGCTAACCATGGGAATTTGACCAAGTTAAACAAAAAAACAGTTGACCTACAAAACCATGTGTCATATCGTCTCCGCTATTCATTGAGG GCATATGCTTCCATTCTGTACCTCAGAAAATTCACAAACTTCCAAGTCATTATAAGGGGAAAATCTGTACAGCAATATGATATTCAAGATGACTTGATACATGTAAAAGTGATAACATATAGGCCTCAGCTAGCTACCATGTCAAAAGAG GTTTCAGTGGAAACAACCATTGGATTCGCAAAAGAGGCACCTGATCTTGCAGTTAGTGGATTCAATGTGTACCATAAAAATCGCCTCATCAGG CCCTTCTGGAAGGTCACCGCTGATGGTTCATCGAAAGGGAATGGTGTTATTG GAATTCTTGAAGCAAACTTTATAGAGCCAGCACATGATAAGCAGGACTTTGAGAGATCGTCATTGTTTATCCGTCTCGAAACTAGGCTGAAACAAATGGTAATGGATTATTG GAAATGCCATTGTCACTTTGTGGGCTATCAACCTCTTATTCCTAGTGAGCTTAAGCTGCACAGGGAACGTGCTGTTAAATCTTCTGGGGGACCAACACCTATTGATGTCGATACGAGTGATGGGCAGCAT AGTCCACAAGAAGTAGTGATGTCTGATGGCAATACAGAGGGCATGTCAGTTGAGGAGATATGTGAGGAAAATATACAACTCTTCATGAG GTATGAGGAACATGTGAAGAAGGAGGATGAGTTGAAGCAGACG ATTAACAACCTAAAGAAGGAGCTAGAGTTTGCCAAAAGGAAGAAGGATCAACTTGCAGCATATCTAGAGATCAAGAGGAAGCAAAAGGCAACGCAGCATCGTAGTGCCCAGACCAATGCCTAA
- the LOC112185836 gene encoding protein WALLS ARE THIN 1 produces the protein MADEAGSSSSTSRAHGKRLWCMMTERARIHMALTALQFSYAGQHVILRTVLNMGVSKLVFPVYRNIIALLLLGPFAYFLEKKDRPPLNFGLVMQFFLMGLLGITCNQGLYLLGLENSSPTFASAIENAVPAITFFMAALFRIEQVHLNRKDGKAKVLGTLASVAGASVITIYKGPTIYGPPSDSQYLNQSYSLFSSFGDAKEKNWTLGCICLIGHCLCWSSWIVLQAPVLKKYPARLSVTSFTCFFGILQCSAIAGIVERDSQAWQVIHSGGEVVAILYAGVVASAMAFALQIWVIERGGPVFVSVYLPLQTLLVALMASVILGEQFYLGGIIGAVLIVAGLYLVVWGKNEESKFGNENGEIHRSMPADEQFSLFQSFLGSSSK, from the exons ATGGCTGATGAGGCTGGTTCATCATCAAGTACTAGTAGAGCTCATGGCAAGAGACTATGGTGTATGATGACTGAACGTGCCCGGATTCACATGGCATTGACTGCCCTGCAGTTCAGTTATGCAGGGCAACATGTCATCCTCAGAACTGTGCTTAACATGGGTGTAAGCAAGCTTGTGTTCCCAGTTTACAGGAACATCATCGCGCTGCTTCTGCTCGGTCCCTTTGCATACTTTCTAGAGAA GAAAGATAGACCACCACTAAATTTTGGCCTTGTCATGCAGTTTTTCCTCATGGGACTTCTTGG GATCACATGCAATCAAGGATTGTACCTCTTGGGTTTGGAAAACTCTTCGCCAACATTTGCTTCTGCAATAGAGAATGCAGTCCCTGCAATTACATTTTTCATGGCTGCACTATTCAG AATTGAACAAGTTCACTTGAATAGAAAAGATGGCAAAGCCAAGGTGCTTGGAACTCTGGCTTCTGTTGCTGGAGCCTCAGTCATAACCATTTACAAAGGGCCAACAATTTACGGACCCCCAAGTGATTCACAATATTTAAACCAATCTTATTCTCTGTTCTCATCATTTGGAGATGCCAAGGAGAAGAATTGGACCTTGGGATGCATATGTCTAATTGGTCATTGCCTGTGTTGGTCTAGCTGGATTGTGCTACAAGCACCGGTTTTGAAGAAATACCCAGCTCGCCTTTCAGTCACCTCATTTACTTGCTTCTTTGGCATTCTGCAATGTTCTGCAATCGCGGGGATTGTAGAGAGAGATTCCCAAGCCTGGCAGGTCATCCATtctggtggtgaagttgttgCTATTCTCTACGCG GGAGTGGTGGCTTCAGCAATGGCATTTGCATTACAGATATGGGTGATTGAACGAGGAGGCCCAGTGTTCGTTTCAGTGTACCTGCCTCTACAGACATTACTGGTAGCTCTAATGGCCTCAGTCATTTTAGGTGAACAATTCTACTTGGGAGG CATTATTGGAGCAGTATTGATCGTAGCCGGACTCTACCTGGTGGTCTGGGGGAAAAATGAAGAGAGCAAGTTTGGCAATGAAAATGGTGAAATTCACCGATCAATGCCTGCAGATGAACAATTCTCTCTCTTTCAGTCATTTCTCGGTTCCTCTTCTAAGTAG
- the LOC112185833 gene encoding uncharacterized protein LOC112185833, which yields MRKRDLAILMLSAFAIFFSLQHEGDFSFREAWMHLTDDYPIKYEADRLPPPIVADLNGDGKKEVLVATHDAKIQILEPHSRRVDEGFSSARVLAEVSLLPDKIRISSGRRAVAMATGVIEKVRPGQIARQVLVVVTSGWSVMCFDSNLKRLWDVNLQEDFPHNAHHREIAISITNYTLKHGDSGLVIVGGRMEMQPHISLDPFEEIGMAEKSADQHRRNLTEKEASENSGTVDLRHFALYAFAGGSGKIRWTRKNENIEAHSSDASQLIPQHNYKLDVQALNSRHPGEFACREFRESILGVMPHHWDRREDTLLKLAHFRRHKRKTLKKSAGKSINYPFHKPEENHPPGKDSTKKISNIIGKAAQYAGSAKSKKPHPYIPTITNHTQLWWVPNVVVAHQKEGIEAVHLASGRTLCKLNLQEAGLHADVNGDGVLDHVQAVGGNGAEQTVVSGSMEVLRPCWAVATSGVPVREQLFNASICHHSVFNLFQHGDYSRSYGRAPDLASLEVATPILIPRNDGHRHRKGSHGDVVFLTNRGEVTSYSPGLHGHGAVWNWHLLTGATWSNLPSPAGMMEAAVVVPTLKAFSLRVHDNQEVILAAGEQEAILISPGGSILTSLELPAPPTHALIAEDFSNDGLTDLILVTSTGVYGFVQTRQPGALFFSILVGVLILVMGVIFVTQHLNSIKGKPRPSGR from the exons ATGAGGAAGCGAGATTTGGCCATTCTCATGCTCTCCGCTTTCGCTATCTTCTTCTCTCTACAG CACGAGGGCGACTTCTCCTTCAGAGAGGCATGGATGCACCTCACCGATGACTACCCCATCAAGTACGAAGCCGACCGCCTCCCCCCGCCGATCGTCGCCGATCTCAACGGCGACGGCAAGAAAGAAGTCCTCGTCGCCACACACGACGCCAAAATCCAG ATTCTGGAGCCTCATAGTAGGCGTGTGGATGAGGGATTCAGTAGTGCTCGTGTTCTTGCTGAGGTCAGCCTTTTGCCAGATAAAATCCGAATTTCCTCCGGCAGGCGTGCGGTGGCGATGGCCACCGGAGTTATAGAGAAAGTGAGGCCAGGGCAGATAGCCAGGCAGGTTTTGGTGGTTGTTACGTCGGGCTGGTCTGTAATGTGCTTCGATTCTAATCTCAAAAGGCTGTGGGATGTTAATTTGCAG GAGGATTTTCCGCATAATGCTCACCATAGGGAGATTGCCATTTCGATAACCAATTACACTCTGAAGCATGGGGATTCTGGATTGGTGATTGTTGGCGGAAGGATGGAAATGCAGCCTCAT ATTTCCTTAGATCCCTTTGAAGAAATTGGGATGGCAGAGAAAAGTGCTGACCAGCATAGAAGAAATCTAACTGAAAAGGag GCATCTGAAAATTCAGGAACTGTGGATTTACGCCATTTTGCACTATATGCTTTTGCCGGTGGTTCTGGCAAAATTAGATGGACTAGAAAGAATGAG AATATTGAAGCACATTCTTCAGATGCATCACAGTTGATTCCGCAGCACAACTACAAACTTGATGTTCAGGCTTTGAACAGTCGTCATCCAGGAGAA TTTGCATGTAGGGAATTCAGAGAATCAATCCTCGGAGTTATGCCACATCATTGG GATAGAAGAGAAGATACTTTGTTGAAACTTGCACACTTTCGGAGGCACAAAAGGAAAACATTGAAGAAATCAGCTGGAAAGAGTATCAACTACCCTTTCCATAAGCCTGAAGAAAATCATCCTCCTGGAAAGGACTCGACAAAAAAGATTTCAAACATAATTGGAAAAGCTGCCCAGTACGCTGGTTCAGCAAAATCCAAGAAG CCACATCCATACATCCCTACCATCACAAATCACACTCAACTTTGGTGGGTCCCTAATGTGGTTGTGGCTCATCAAAAAGAAGGAATAGAAGCTGTTCACTTAGCATCTGGTCGCACTCTTTGCAAG CTTAATCTTCAAGAAGCTGGTCTTCATGCAGATGTAAATGGTGATGGAGTTCTAGATCATGTCCAG GCTGTTGGTGGAAATGGCGCTGAGCAGACTGTTGTTAGTGGATCCATGGAAGTGCTACGTCCTTGTTGGGCTGTTGCAACCTCTGGTGTACCTGTGCGAGAGCAACTATTTAATGCTTCTATATGTCATCATTCAGTTTTTAACTTATTCCAACATGGAGATTATTCTAGAAGCTATGGTCGAGCTCCTGATTTGGCTTCATTGGAAGTAGCAACGCCAATTCTCATCCCAAGAAATGATGGCCATAGGCACCGCAAGGGAAGCCATGGTGATGTTGTCTTTTTGACAAATCGTGGTGAG GTAACATCCTACTCACCTGGCTTGCACGGGCACGGTGCTGTTTGGAATTGGCATCTGTTAACGGGTGCTACATGGTCAAATCTTCCATCTCCAGCGGGGATGATGGAAGCTGCTGTGGTGGTCCCTACACTGAAGGCATTCTCCTTGCGTGTCCATGACAATCAGGAAGTGATCCTTGCAGCTGGAGAGCAAGAGGCTATCTTGATATCACCTGGAGGAAGTATTTTAACCTCCCTTGAGCTTCCAGCACCACCTACCCATGCCCTGATTGCTGAGGACTTCTCAAACGACGGGCTCACTGACCTTATTCTCGTGACCTCAACTGGGGTGTATGGTTTTGTTCAGACCAGGCAACCAGGGGCCCTCTTTTTTAGCATACTAGTTGGTGTCCTCATACTTGTGATGGGAGTCATATTTGTCACCCAACACCTGAACTCCATAAAGGGCAAACCTCGTCCATCTGGTCGGTGA